In Brevibacillus brevis NBRC 100599, a single genomic region encodes these proteins:
- a CDS encoding amino acid ABC transporter permease, which translates to MNVDYILSITKPMLEGAQMTVLLFLIAILLSIPLGFLITLLAKSSNKALAWLAHTYVYVMRGTPLLLQLLFICFGLPLLPVVGDYLVMDRFVAACVGFVLNYAAYFAEIFRGGLLSIDKGQYEAAQVLGFSKWQTTNKIIMPQMFRVALPAVANESITLVKDTALLYAVAVPELLHFAQTAVNRDFTIVPFFIAGIIYLLMTLLLTLFFKWLEKRFKFE; encoded by the coding sequence ATGAACGTAGACTACATTCTCTCCATTACGAAGCCCATGCTAGAAGGAGCGCAGATGACGGTGCTGTTGTTTCTCATCGCCATTCTGCTTTCCATTCCATTAGGTTTTCTGATCACCTTACTGGCAAAGAGCAGTAATAAGGCGCTGGCCTGGCTCGCGCATACGTATGTATATGTGATGCGTGGGACGCCTCTCTTATTGCAGCTGTTGTTTATTTGCTTCGGGCTGCCTCTCTTGCCCGTAGTGGGAGATTATTTGGTGATGGATCGATTCGTCGCTGCATGTGTCGGTTTCGTGTTGAATTACGCAGCGTATTTCGCGGAGATTTTCCGTGGAGGACTGCTGTCGATCGACAAAGGACAGTACGAAGCGGCGCAGGTACTCGGCTTTAGCAAATGGCAGACAACCAACAAGATTATTATGCCGCAAATGTTTCGCGTGGCTTTACCAGCCGTCGCAAATGAATCAATCACCCTTGTAAAAGACACAGCGCTGCTCTATGCAGTCGCCGTCCCAGAATTGCTTCACTTTGCACAAACGGCTGTGAATCGTGACTTTACCATCGTTCCGTTTTTTATTGCTGGAATCATTTATTTGTTAATGACGCTATTGTTGACGTTGTTCTTTAAGTGGCTGGAAAAAAGGTTCAAATTCGAATAA
- a CDS encoding glycoside hydrolase — MKRSPIFLIAFVLLLQVVVGCESNKATEQVQSKQHSEFTFDANPETFEVFVERDGMKESASEPMPARKVTNVQKGEQEIAWSYPDDQLDVSIKKKEDHLQITLTSKGTESFSWPTVKGASYMVPLGEGKWIPAADSKWQSFLKEESLSFAESFSMRFFAVNKSKYALMYVVDNLFNNTVDFVVDPTIGFTFSHEFPTINPDKTYGFRLYVTDNDPVSVAGVYKQYVKEQGGLLTLAEKAKANPNIEKLYGAPHFYLWNKSFLSVNDVKWNALKTKLNPSFIGALEKILASNEVDGKESIQQFREIQKQDYVADYQKKALLSGLNYALRSREFYTPQRFPHVDEEVKRSFGKGIDTLTESQLYDMNKKVLKSVLQDVVPPVEQWGNADSTDLLKEMKAAGIDRAWIGLPDWTAAYMKPAFIQKANETGYLIASYDSYHSIHQEENPDWNTAIFKDKSLYENATISKKNGEKKAGFLQQGRLLNPTLSLPSVKQRMDEIMNNDVAFNSWFIDVDAAGDFNDDYSPQHTTTEAEDMKAKLARMDYIRDEKKLVIGSETGNDFASQSIAYAHGIETPVIKWADPDMRKNKQSPYYVGGYWSPAGEVPERYAKQVPIKEEYRHVYIDPAYSLPLYKLVYNNAVITSHHWEWGSLKIKDEVGTRMLKELLYNVPPLYHLDKKMWDENQSLITNYLKVWSPFHKKAVQQEMTDYRVLSEDRLVQKSVYGEDLQVIANFSEQDFTYEGQVVKARSALIMNGNDKQTFFAPAQ; from the coding sequence ATGAAACGATCACCGATTTTCCTCATAGCATTTGTGCTCCTGCTCCAAGTCGTAGTTGGCTGTGAGAGCAACAAGGCTACCGAACAAGTGCAGTCGAAGCAGCACTCAGAATTTACTTTTGATGCGAATCCGGAGACCTTCGAAGTATTCGTCGAGAGAGACGGGATGAAGGAAAGTGCCTCGGAGCCGATGCCTGCGCGCAAGGTAACGAATGTACAAAAAGGTGAACAAGAGATTGCTTGGAGCTACCCAGACGACCAGCTGGATGTCTCGATTAAAAAGAAAGAGGATCATTTGCAAATCACCCTGACCTCTAAAGGAACAGAGAGCTTTTCCTGGCCGACAGTAAAAGGAGCAAGCTACATGGTGCCCTTGGGAGAAGGGAAATGGATACCTGCGGCTGACAGCAAGTGGCAGTCCTTTTTAAAAGAAGAGAGTCTTAGCTTTGCTGAGTCTTTTTCCATGCGCTTTTTTGCTGTGAACAAGAGCAAGTATGCGCTGATGTACGTCGTAGACAATTTGTTTAACAACACCGTCGATTTTGTCGTTGATCCGACGATTGGATTTACGTTTTCGCACGAGTTCCCCACGATTAATCCGGACAAGACCTACGGGTTCCGCTTGTATGTCACAGACAACGATCCGGTTAGTGTAGCGGGTGTTTACAAGCAATATGTCAAGGAGCAGGGAGGACTGCTGACCCTGGCTGAAAAAGCAAAAGCCAATCCGAATATTGAAAAGCTTTACGGCGCTCCTCATTTTTACTTGTGGAACAAGAGCTTCTTATCGGTCAACGACGTGAAATGGAATGCACTGAAAACGAAACTGAACCCGAGCTTCATCGGAGCACTTGAGAAAATCTTGGCTTCCAATGAAGTGGACGGAAAAGAGAGCATCCAGCAATTCCGCGAGATTCAGAAGCAGGATTACGTCGCGGATTATCAAAAGAAAGCGCTCCTTAGCGGGTTGAATTATGCTTTGCGTTCCCGTGAGTTTTACACTCCGCAGCGATTTCCACATGTCGATGAAGAGGTAAAAAGATCGTTTGGAAAAGGGATCGACACGTTGACAGAATCACAGCTGTACGACATGAACAAAAAGGTGCTGAAAAGTGTGCTCCAAGATGTCGTTCCACCTGTGGAACAGTGGGGGAATGCCGACTCTACTGATCTCTTGAAAGAAATGAAAGCGGCGGGGATTGATCGGGCATGGATCGGTTTGCCTGATTGGACAGCAGCCTATATGAAGCCAGCGTTCATTCAAAAGGCGAATGAGACAGGCTATTTGATCGCCAGCTACGATTCCTACCATTCGATTCATCAGGAGGAAAATCCCGATTGGAACACAGCTATTTTCAAGGATAAGAGCTTGTACGAGAACGCAACGATTTCAAAGAAAAATGGAGAGAAGAAAGCCGGTTTTCTCCAACAGGGGAGATTGCTGAATCCGACTCTATCACTGCCGAGTGTCAAACAGCGCATGGATGAAATCATGAATAACGATGTTGCCTTTAATTCGTGGTTTATTGATGTGGATGCAGCAGGAGATTTCAACGATGATTATTCGCCACAGCACACGACGACTGAGGCAGAGGATATGAAGGCAAAGCTTGCGCGTATGGACTACATTCGCGATGAAAAGAAGTTGGTTATCGGGTCTGAAACTGGAAATGATTTCGCCAGTCAGAGTATCGCCTATGCCCATGGCATTGAGACGCCTGTCATCAAATGGGCCGATCCAGACATGCGAAAAAACAAGCAAAGCCCGTATTATGTAGGAGGCTACTGGTCCCCGGCGGGAGAGGTCCCAGAACGATACGCCAAACAGGTTCCGATCAAGGAAGAGTATCGTCATGTATACATTGATCCTGCCTATTCTTTGCCACTGTACAAGCTCGTGTACAACAATGCAGTGATCACGAGCCATCACTGGGAGTGGGGCAGTCTGAAGATAAAGGATGAAGTCGGCACCCGTATGCTCAAGGAGCTGCTTTACAATGTACCGCCGCTTTATCATTTGGATAAAAAGATGTGGGATGAAAACCAATCATTAATCACGAATTATTTGAAGGTATGGTCTCCTTTCCATAAAAAAGCGGTGCAGCAAGAAATGACCGATTATCGCGTCTTGTCCGAGGACAGGCTCGTGCAGAAGTCGGTTTATGGGGAGGATCTGCAAGTGATCGCCAACTTCTCTGAGCAAGATTTCACGTACGAG
- a CDS encoding KTSC domain-containing protein: protein MRSFFRQFLPRQNQPQEITYKELDSKLIKAARYDLATSHLYIRFHDGRELVYCRVTPYAYNAFLNADSFSDHFHSFISQRYLNYQVM, encoded by the coding sequence TTGAGATCTTTTTTTCGCCAATTTCTGCCACGTCAGAATCAACCTCAAGAAATTACCTACAAGGAACTGGATTCGAAATTGATCAAAGCTGCACGCTACGATCTGGCCACAAGCCACCTCTACATCCGTTTTCACGATGGACGCGAGCTCGTTTACTGTCGGGTCACTCCTTACGCTTACAATGCGTTTTTAAATGCTGACTCGTTCAGCGATCATTTTCATTCGTTCATCAGCCAACGGTACTTGAACTATCAGGTGATGTAG
- a CDS encoding VanZ family protein, which yields MKLEQYAEQVVSRLPCSKWEKQDVKDELMDHLNSMKSELVEEGYEEQEAVLLTIQRFGSTKAISRQLSESMPLIDKYIRKWVMTLFFLYVAISSYLLLLSPDRFRRRAFTVEWKQRMLEYGVPQYTHLFQNTKPFQTLVDYVYHYDNYSFGTVMYNLIGNVMLFVPLGLLLPLIFMSFQSVHRVFFLTLSASLIIETLQLLFSLGSFDVDDLLLNVLGGLIGYGMFRVGAALIRKRRNNNKFDDDLSASSF from the coding sequence ATGAAGCTCGAACAATATGCAGAACAGGTTGTCAGTCGCTTGCCATGCTCGAAATGGGAAAAGCAGGATGTCAAAGATGAGCTGATGGATCATTTGAACAGCATGAAAAGTGAGCTGGTCGAAGAAGGCTATGAAGAACAGGAAGCCGTTTTACTGACCATTCAACGATTTGGTTCGACGAAAGCAATCAGTCGGCAACTGTCTGAGTCCATGCCGCTCATTGATAAATACATCCGTAAATGGGTCATGACCTTGTTTTTCTTGTATGTAGCTATCTCTAGTTATCTCTTGTTATTGTCACCGGATCGCTTCCGACGCAGAGCTTTTACCGTGGAATGGAAGCAAAGGATGCTGGAATACGGCGTCCCGCAATATACGCATCTGTTCCAAAATACGAAACCATTTCAAACCTTGGTGGATTACGTTTATCATTATGACAATTACAGCTTTGGCACTGTCATGTATAACCTGATTGGCAATGTCATGTTGTTTGTTCCGCTCGGGCTGTTGCTGCCGTTGATATTTATGTCCTTTCAAAGCGTGCATCGCGTGTTTTTTCTCACGCTTTCGGCCAGTCTCATCATCGAAACCTTGCAGCTATTGTTTTCGTTAGGCAGCTTTGATGTCGATGATTTGCTGCTAAATGTACTCGGCGGTCTAATTGGCTATGGGATGTTTCGAGTAGGGGCGGCGCTGATCCGTAAGCGACGGAACAATAACAAATTTGATGACGATCTGTCTGCCTCCTCTTTTTAG
- a CDS encoding amino acid ABC transporter ATP-binding protein has translation MDIIQVSNLKKSFGNQEVLRDVSFSVKKNEVVAVIGPSGSGKSTMLRSLVNLEQVNGGSIRVQDDYLVKDGVYAGNQEIKQITSRMGMVFQHFNLFPHLTVKENLEIAPRVVKGEASSDIRKMSAELLEKVGLSDKADAYPAKLSGGQKQRVAIARALMMNPQILLFDEPTSALDPELTGEVLQVIKQLAQEHMTMMVVTHEMGFAREVANQIMFMDKGEFVESGTPEQLFTNAKFERTKSFLHRALK, from the coding sequence ATGGATATCATTCAAGTATCGAATCTAAAGAAATCGTTTGGCAATCAGGAAGTTTTGCGAGATGTCTCGTTTTCGGTGAAAAAGAACGAAGTCGTGGCAGTAATCGGGCCTTCTGGCTCCGGTAAAAGCACGATGCTGCGCAGCTTGGTCAACCTCGAGCAGGTGAATGGTGGTAGCATTCGTGTGCAGGATGATTATTTGGTGAAGGACGGGGTTTATGCCGGTAACCAGGAAATCAAGCAGATCACGTCGAGAATGGGCATGGTCTTCCAGCATTTTAATCTGTTCCCTCATCTAACGGTGAAGGAAAATCTGGAGATCGCACCACGTGTAGTCAAAGGTGAGGCGTCTTCAGACATCCGGAAAATGAGTGCAGAGCTCTTGGAAAAGGTCGGGCTGTCTGATAAGGCAGACGCGTATCCAGCGAAGCTCTCAGGCGGACAGAAGCAGCGTGTAGCGATCGCCAGAGCACTGATGATGAACCCGCAAATCTTGTTGTTTGACGAGCCTACGTCTGCACTCGATCCCGAACTGACGGGTGAGGTCCTGCAAGTCATTAAGCAGCTTGCCCAGGAGCATATGACGATGATGGTAGTGACGCATGAGATGGGATTCGCACGCGAGGTGGCGAACCAAATCATGTTTATGGACAAAGGGGAATTCGTAGAGTCGGGGACACCGGAGCAATTGTTTACAAACGCTAAATTTGAGCGGACGAAATCTTTTTTGCATCGCGCGTTAAAATAG
- a CDS encoding PadR family transcriptional regulator has product MNKELLKGSIDLLLLSLIAQKDQYGYELAKKIRDKSDELYEIGEGTLYPALKRLETQKAVESYWGEANEGGRRKYYRITKTGQGLLQDKMKDWQSLSRLILLCNEGSE; this is encoded by the coding sequence GTGAACAAGGAGTTGTTGAAAGGAAGCATCGATCTATTGCTGCTCTCGCTGATCGCACAAAAAGATCAGTACGGCTATGAGTTGGCCAAGAAGATTCGCGATAAAAGCGATGAGCTGTATGAAATCGGTGAAGGCACATTATATCCTGCTCTTAAGAGACTGGAGACGCAAAAGGCAGTGGAGTCTTACTGGGGGGAAGCCAACGAAGGCGGACGCCGCAAATATTATCGGATTACCAAGACGGGCCAAGGGCTTCTGCAAGACAAGATGAAGGATTGGCAGAGCTTGAGTAGACTCATTTTGCTTTGCAATGAGGGAAGTGAGTAA